From Geomonas agri, one genomic window encodes:
- a CDS encoding M3 family oligoendopeptidase gives MSSDLNWDTTPLYPSPSAPELTQAFESATAQVAEFRERYRGKVAGLSAEELLEALKRYEKLQEELSVPQLYSHLLFAADSESDLHKRLSQKSQEFGNAMGRELLFFDLEIIQMEEEPFQQLLNAPLLDNYRHFLAVLRKFKKHTLSEREESLLTQKSLTGVQAFCRLFDEVSASLRYTLEMDGETREMTGEELLALLHHPDAGLRERAFGTFLKKHEEHSILYSAVFNNVALDHSQEMELRNYSHPMEPTNLGNEIPNEVVESLMQVSEKNYPLAQEYFRLKAKLLGMPKLKNTDVYAPLTESDRKYSFEEARTMTVEAYRGFSEEFAQLADSFFTERRVDVLPRPGKSGGAFCMGMTPSLPPYLLLNFTGNLRDVATIAHEVGHGIHYQLAQRQTMLNYHPPLPLAETASVFGEMLLTRQLLERETDVEVKKSLLCAKIEDIIATTFRQNVLTRFEERMHLERVNGLLTANELADLWWQENAKLYGDAVEMIEPYRYGWSYISHFIHARFYCYSYTCAELVVLSLFQRYLKERESFVPIYRGILADGGSKSPGDTLAPAGIVFSDPSFWQGGYDLLADLIAELKALV, from the coding sequence ATGAGCAGCGATCTCAATTGGGACACCACACCACTTTACCCCTCCCCTTCCGCCCCCGAACTGACCCAAGCCTTCGAAAGCGCCACCGCACAAGTCGCGGAGTTCAGGGAGCGCTACCGTGGCAAGGTCGCCGGGCTTTCAGCTGAAGAATTACTCGAGGCGCTAAAACGCTACGAGAAGCTGCAGGAAGAGCTGTCAGTGCCGCAACTGTACTCGCACCTACTCTTCGCCGCCGACAGCGAAAGCGACCTGCACAAACGCCTCTCCCAAAAGTCCCAGGAGTTCGGCAATGCCATGGGGCGTGAACTCCTCTTCTTCGACCTGGAGATTATCCAGATGGAGGAGGAGCCTTTCCAGCAACTCCTTAACGCCCCCCTGCTCGACAATTATCGGCATTTCCTGGCGGTACTGCGCAAGTTCAAGAAGCACACGCTCTCCGAGCGTGAGGAGAGCCTGCTCACCCAGAAGAGCCTGACCGGCGTGCAGGCCTTTTGTCGCCTGTTCGACGAGGTATCCGCCTCGCTGCGCTACACCCTGGAGATGGACGGGGAGACCCGGGAGATGACCGGAGAGGAGCTGCTGGCGCTGTTGCACCATCCCGATGCGGGACTGAGGGAGCGCGCCTTCGGCACCTTCCTGAAAAAGCACGAGGAGCATAGCATCCTCTACTCTGCGGTGTTCAACAACGTTGCGCTGGATCACTCACAGGAGATGGAGCTCAGAAACTACAGCCATCCGATGGAGCCCACCAACCTCGGCAACGAGATCCCCAACGAGGTGGTGGAAAGCCTGATGCAGGTCTCCGAAAAGAACTACCCGCTTGCCCAGGAATACTTCCGCCTCAAGGCCAAGTTGCTCGGCATGCCCAAGCTGAAGAACACGGACGTTTATGCGCCGCTCACCGAGAGCGACCGCAAATACAGCTTCGAAGAAGCACGCACCATGACTGTCGAGGCATACCGGGGCTTCTCCGAAGAGTTCGCTCAGCTCGCCGACTCCTTCTTCACCGAGAGGCGGGTGGACGTGCTGCCTCGGCCCGGCAAGAGCGGCGGTGCCTTCTGCATGGGGATGACCCCGTCGCTCCCGCCGTATCTCCTGTTGAACTTCACCGGCAACCTGCGCGACGTCGCCACCATCGCCCACGAGGTCGGCCACGGCATCCATTACCAGCTCGCCCAGCGCCAGACCATGCTGAACTATCACCCGCCGCTGCCGCTGGCGGAGACCGCATCCGTGTTCGGGGAGATGCTGCTGACACGCCAACTCCTGGAGCGGGAGACCGACGTCGAAGTGAAGAAGTCGCTCTTGTGCGCCAAGATCGAGGACATCATCGCCACCACTTTCCGGCAGAACGTACTGACCAGATTCGAGGAACGCATGCACCTGGAGCGGGTGAACGGACTTCTGACCGCGAACGAGCTGGCCGACCTCTGGTGGCAGGAGAATGCGAAGCTGTACGGTGACGCGGTGGAGATGATCGAGCCATACCGGTACGGCTGGAGCTACATCTCGCACTTCATCCACGCCCGTTTCTACTGCTACTCCTACACCTGCGCCGAGCTGGTGGTGCTGTCGCTGTTCCAGCGCTACCTAAAGGAACGGGAGAGCTTCGTCCCCATCTACCGCGGCATCCTCGCCGACGGCGGCTCCAAGTCCCCCGGCGACACCTTGGCGCCGGCAGGGATCGTCTTCAGCGACCCGAGCTTCTGGCAGGGGGGGTACGACCTTCTGGCCGACCTCATCGCGGAGTTGAAAGCACTGGTCTAG
- a CDS encoding helix-turn-helix domain-containing protein — translation MKKRQVVEDAACRPPSGNGSESHPAGWMGAQCVVLQRLFAGRNDVNLSGGQLAPSGETACGMVEGVSGQMTLREARDRVERYMVHDAIEAAGGNMSKAAEVLGVSRPALYDLAKKYGLCRIKPRG, via the coding sequence ATGAAAAAGCGTCAGGTAGTTGAAGATGCGGCCTGCCGGCCCCCTTCGGGGAACGGCAGCGAGTCCCACCCCGCCGGGTGGATGGGTGCTCAATGCGTGGTACTGCAGCGGCTCTTTGCGGGCCGCAACGACGTGAACTTGTCAGGGGGGCAACTCGCACCGAGCGGCGAGACCGCCTGCGGCATGGTGGAGGGCGTCTCCGGTCAGATGACCCTCAGGGAAGCCCGGGACAGGGTGGAACGCTACATGGTGCACGATGCCATCGAGGCTGCGGGGGGGAACATGAGCAAGGCAGCTGAAGTGCTGGGGGTGAGCCGTCCCGCCCTCTACGACCTGGCCAAGAAGTACGGGCTGTGCCGGATCAAACCGCGCGGGTAG
- the yrfG gene encoding GMP/IMP nucleotidase produces the protein MPLPPLHVDWNLIDTVHLDMDGTLLDRHFDDHFWLEHVPKRYAEKNGLSEHAAQEKLHRLFRSQEQTLNWTDLDYWSAQLGLDIPVLKEEVNHLIAVHPFVIEFLLFLRQHGKKIYLVTNAHSKTLNIKLRLTRIGSYFDGIISAHDLGLPKEDPLFWGKLQQKVPYDPERTMLGEDSETNLETARRFGIRYLIHVGRFSSMATPAQSESFHSIHYFSELIPRDGGMSVELSPTRAV, from the coding sequence ATGCCCCTCCCCCCCCTGCACGTAGACTGGAACCTTATCGACACCGTCCACCTGGACATGGACGGCACCCTGCTGGACCGGCACTTTGACGACCACTTCTGGCTGGAGCACGTCCCCAAGCGCTACGCGGAAAAAAACGGCCTCAGCGAGCACGCCGCGCAGGAGAAGCTGCACCGCTTGTTCCGCTCCCAGGAGCAGACCCTCAACTGGACCGACCTCGACTACTGGTCGGCGCAGCTCGGCCTCGACATCCCGGTGCTCAAGGAGGAGGTAAACCACCTGATCGCGGTGCACCCCTTCGTGATCGAGTTCCTCCTCTTTTTGCGCCAGCACGGCAAGAAGATCTACCTGGTGACCAACGCCCACAGTAAAACCCTCAACATCAAACTGCGCCTGACCAGGATAGGGAGCTACTTCGATGGGATTATTTCAGCCCACGACCTGGGGCTGCCTAAGGAAGATCCCCTTTTCTGGGGGAAACTGCAGCAGAAGGTGCCGTATGATCCGGAACGGACCATGCTGGGAGAGGACAGCGAGACCAACTTGGAGACCGCGCGCCGCTTCGGCATCCGCTACCTGATCCATGTCGGGCGATTCAGCTCGATGGCGACGCCGGCGCAATCGGAGAGTTTTCACTCCATTCATTACTTCAGTGAACTAATCCCGCGCGATGGCGGTATGAGCGTGGAGCTCTCACCTACCCGCGCGGTTTGA
- the thrC gene encoding threonine synthase has product MKYVSTRGNITPIGFKEAVMMGLATDGGLILPESIPQIAPDTLAAWARLPYRELAFNIISLFATDIPTADLKALIDRSYGSFEHQETTPLVKKDGVYILELFHGPTLAFKDVALQLLGNLFEYLLKERGEKMNILGATSGDTGSAAIAGVRGKENINIFILHPHLKTSPIQALQMTSVLDENVHNIAVEGTFDDCQNIVKTLFNDLEFKKEYALGAVNSINWARVLAQVVYYFYAWGRLPEQGKVVFSVPTGNFGDIFAGYLAKRMGLPVEKLLLATNENNILARFVQSGDYSLGQVVQTVSPSMDIQLASNLERYLYYLFNESPERVRSAFAELQQTGKIVFTAEEVQRVQSEFLSCTVNEAMTLETIASFNKETGYLLDPHTAVGVRGALECVKGHPAVVCLATAHPAKFGEAVERAIGTPAPLPPQLAALQGKETRCEIMAADKELVKAFVKAKA; this is encoded by the coding sequence ATGAAATACGTAAGCACCAGGGGAAACATCACGCCTATCGGCTTCAAGGAAGCAGTGATGATGGGACTTGCCACCGACGGCGGCCTGATCCTTCCGGAAAGTATCCCGCAGATCGCACCTGACACCCTTGCTGCCTGGGCCAGGCTCCCCTACCGCGAGCTCGCCTTCAATATCATTTCCCTGTTCGCCACCGACATCCCGACCGCCGACCTGAAAGCGCTTATCGACCGCTCCTACGGCAGCTTCGAGCACCAGGAGACCACGCCGCTCGTTAAGAAGGACGGCGTGTACATCCTGGAGCTGTTCCACGGCCCCACCCTCGCATTCAAGGACGTGGCGCTGCAGCTTTTGGGTAACCTGTTCGAATACCTCCTGAAGGAGCGCGGCGAGAAGATGAACATCCTCGGCGCCACCTCCGGCGACACCGGCAGCGCCGCCATCGCCGGCGTACGCGGCAAGGAAAACATTAACATCTTCATCCTGCACCCGCACCTGAAGACCTCGCCTATCCAGGCACTGCAGATGACCAGCGTGCTCGACGAGAACGTGCACAACATCGCCGTCGAGGGGACCTTCGACGACTGCCAGAATATCGTCAAGACCCTGTTCAACGACCTGGAGTTCAAGAAGGAATACGCGTTGGGCGCAGTCAATTCGATCAACTGGGCGCGCGTGCTGGCGCAGGTGGTCTACTACTTCTACGCCTGGGGCAGGCTCCCCGAGCAGGGCAAGGTGGTCTTCTCGGTGCCGACCGGCAACTTCGGCGATATCTTCGCCGGCTACCTCGCCAAGAGGATGGGCCTTCCTGTCGAGAAACTGCTTTTGGCGACCAACGAGAACAACATCCTCGCGCGCTTCGTGCAAAGCGGCGATTACTCGCTGGGCCAGGTGGTGCAGACGGTATCGCCGTCGATGGACATCCAGCTCGCCTCCAACCTGGAGCGCTACCTGTACTACCTCTTCAACGAGAGCCCGGAGCGGGTCAGAAGCGCCTTCGCCGAACTGCAGCAGACTGGCAAGATCGTCTTCACTGCCGAAGAGGTGCAGCGCGTGCAGAGCGAGTTCCTGAGCTGCACTGTGAACGAAGCCATGACCCTGGAGACCATTGCCTCGTTCAACAAGGAGACCGGCTACCTGCTCGACCCGCACACCGCCGTCGGCGTGCGCGGCGCACTCGAGTGCGTCAAGGGGCACCCCGCCGTGGTCTGCCTGGCCACTGCCCACCCCGCCAAGTTCGGCGAGGCCGTGGAGCGCGCCATCGGGACACCCGCGCCGCTGCCGCCGCAGTTGGCAGCCCTGCAGGGAAAGGAAACCCGCTGCGAGATCATGGCTGCCGACAAGGAGCTGGTGAAGGCCTTCGTAAAAGCCAAAGCTTAG
- the rimP gene encoding ribosome maturation factor RimP, with product MAKVDVVERVTEIVAEIGGPLGIALVDLEYKREGRDMVLRIFLEKEGGINLDDCADVSRQLSDILDVEDFMPEHYNLEVSSPGICRPLKKIADYERFQGHLVKVKTFDTLTDDAGNKRKTFTGKLLGVQDGVISIDLTEGQHASIPLDKVAKANLEFEF from the coding sequence ATGGCAAAGGTTGATGTAGTAGAAAGAGTCACAGAGATTGTCGCCGAGATCGGGGGACCGCTCGGGATTGCCCTGGTGGACTTGGAGTACAAGCGCGAGGGGCGCGACATGGTGCTGCGCATCTTCCTGGAGAAGGAGGGTGGCATCAACCTGGACGACTGCGCCGATGTGAGCCGCCAACTCTCCGACATCCTCGACGTTGAAGACTTCATGCCGGAGCACTACAACCTGGAGGTCTCCTCACCCGGGATCTGCCGTCCCCTCAAGAAAATCGCCGATTACGAGCGCTTCCAGGGGCACCTGGTCAAGGTGAAGACTTTCGATACGCTCACCGACGACGCGGGGAACAAGCGCAAGACCTTCACCGGGAAACTGCTCGGGGTTCAGGACGGGGTGATCAGTATCGATCTCACCGAGGGACAGCACGCCTCGATCCCGCTGGACAAGGTGGCCAAGGCCAACCTCGAATTCGAATTCTAA
- the nusA gene encoding transcription termination factor NusA, with the protein METSFNLKHTIDQIVKEKGIDKGIVVEALEQAVLTAANKKFRNTRDLEAHYNPEIGEVELFEFVTVVEEVQDSYREIELDEAREEDPEVEIGDSIGMKMDASGFSRIAAQTAKQVIIQRVREAERETIFNEFQERQGEIVNGVVRRFEKGDLIVDLGRAEALLPHKEQAPREVYRQGDRVKALITEIRMTTKGPQIMLSRTHPTMLAKLFEAEVPEIAEGIVEIKSVVREPGGRAKIAVYSHDGDVDPVGACVGMRGSRVQNVVSELRGEKIDIIPWSEDIARFACNALAPAVVTKVYVDEEDYAMEVIVADDQLSLAIGKRGQNVRLAAKLTGWKIDIKSETRMAEAELQQFASYDGTEVEEAEEPVEAVEPAAVEAAEEE; encoded by the coding sequence GTGGAAACGAGCTTTAACCTCAAGCACACGATCGATCAGATCGTCAAAGAGAAGGGTATTGATAAAGGGATTGTGGTAGAGGCGCTGGAACAGGCAGTTCTTACCGCGGCCAACAAGAAATTCCGCAATACCCGCGATCTGGAGGCGCACTACAACCCCGAGATCGGTGAGGTTGAGCTGTTCGAGTTCGTTACCGTCGTGGAAGAGGTGCAGGATTCCTACCGCGAGATCGAGTTGGACGAGGCGCGCGAGGAAGACCCGGAGGTCGAGATCGGCGACTCCATCGGCATGAAGATGGACGCTTCCGGCTTCTCCAGGATCGCCGCGCAGACCGCGAAGCAGGTGATCATCCAGCGCGTGCGTGAGGCGGAGCGCGAGACCATCTTCAACGAGTTCCAGGAGCGCCAGGGCGAGATCGTCAATGGCGTGGTGCGCCGTTTCGAGAAGGGCGACCTGATCGTCGACTTGGGTCGGGCCGAGGCGCTTTTGCCGCACAAGGAGCAGGCCCCGCGCGAGGTGTATCGCCAGGGCGACCGCGTCAAGGCCCTCATCACCGAGATCCGCATGACCACCAAAGGTCCGCAGATCATGCTGTCCCGCACCCATCCCACCATGCTGGCCAAGCTGTTCGAGGCCGAGGTGCCGGAGATCGCGGAAGGCATCGTCGAGATCAAGAGCGTCGTGCGCGAGCCGGGCGGGCGTGCCAAGATCGCCGTCTACTCGCATGACGGCGACGTCGACCCGGTAGGCGCCTGCGTCGGTATGCGCGGCTCCCGCGTCCAGAACGTGGTGTCCGAGCTGCGCGGCGAGAAAATCGACATCATTCCGTGGAGCGAGGATATCGCCCGCTTCGCCTGCAATGCCCTGGCCCCGGCCGTGGTGACCAAGGTGTACGTCGACGAGGAAGATTACGCCATGGAAGTCATCGTGGCGGACGACCAGCTCTCGCTGGCCATCGGTAAGCGCGGCCAGAACGTGCGCCTGGCGGCCAAGCTGACCGGCTGGAAGATCGACATCAAGAGCGAGACCCGCATGGCGGAGGCCGAGCTGCAGCAGTTCGCTTCCTACGACGGCACCGAGGTCGAGGAGGCCGAAGAGCCTGTCGAGGCTGTCGAGCCGGCAGCGGTAGAGGCGGCCGAAGAGGAATAA
- a CDS encoding DUF448 domain-containing protein, translating to MPKATPQRSCLACRETKDKGELLRFVLAPDRTLVPDLQNKLPGRGAYTCLKASCLRQAAQKKQFSRGFKGEVLGADADALVQQVIHKLEERIASYISLANKAGKVVSGSDQVQEKLKKGGAGLLFVATDISPDIGDKFRGLAQLKQVPCISLFTKERLGELLGKELRSVLIVMESGFVGSIGLEMEKYRNFFEEERE from the coding sequence ATGCCCAAGGCCACACCACAGAGAAGCTGTCTTGCCTGCCGTGAGACCAAGGACAAGGGCGAGCTGCTTCGCTTCGTGCTGGCACCGGACCGCACCCTGGTCCCCGACCTGCAGAACAAGCTCCCGGGACGCGGGGCCTACACCTGCCTGAAGGCCTCCTGTCTGAGACAGGCCGCCCAGAAGAAGCAGTTCTCCCGCGGCTTCAAGGGAGAGGTGCTGGGCGCCGACGCAGACGCGCTGGTGCAGCAGGTGATCCACAAGCTCGAGGAACGTATCGCCTCCTACATCAGCCTGGCCAACAAGGCGGGCAAGGTGGTTTCGGGCTCGGACCAGGTCCAGGAAAAGTTGAAAAAAGGGGGCGCCGGCCTGTTGTTCGTCGCCACCGACATCTCGCCGGACATCGGCGACAAATTCAGGGGGTTGGCGCAGCTCAAGCAGGTCCCCTGCATCTCCCTGTTCACCAAGGAACGCCTTGGGGAACTCTTGGGAAAGGAACTCAGAAGCGTCCTGATTGTTATGGAAAGCGGCTTCGTGGGATCGATTGGATTGGAAATGGAAAAGTACAGGAACTTCTTTGAGGAGGAGCGTGAGTAG
- the infB gene encoding translation initiation factor IF-2, with the protein MSKTRVYELAQQMGIDNKELMARLAEAGVQVKNHMAVLEDSDIKAVSAPAQTPHKEVSQEEVRVKPTLIRRRAKAVEPEAPAEAAAPAEPEKVEAPQPPVVEKAPVEEAPKRPEPVRARIIEAAPAPKPVAKPEAPAAQAPPVKEEKPAVAEKPAPAAPVAAEKPVVEAPKVEAAPAAPAAAPEAPKPVEKPAAEAAPAKAPEAAAPKVEAEPDKPTATRARILGRVEIPIPTQRPAERREYQRPAQGERPAPRPGMPRGVERPGTERPAPRPGAGRPGERPTGPRPDRPAPLTPIEPPPMLDDRGRKGRKPAPGGAPDFGKNAKKGGPAAGKGKKDSFKDMLDKRERVFEPGPRSKGKKGKYVEKVQVGKKTEITVPKAIKRIIKISESITVGELAKRMGIKATDLIRALMKLGVMATINHPLDFDTATLLATDFGYEIENVALDVDELLEAEPDAPEAMQKRPPVVTIMGHVDHGKTSLLDAIRQANVIAGEAGGITQHIGAYDVELKGQKITFLDTPGHEAFTAMRARGAKVTDIVILVVAADDGVMPQTREAVNHSKAAGVPIIVAINKIDKPEANPSKVKQELMEFGLVSEEWGGETIFVEVSAKKHLNLESLLEMVLLQADVLELKANPDKTARGTVVEAKLDKGRGPVATVLVQEGTLKAGDYFVAGIHFGRVRAMQNDRGEKVTAAGPAMPVEVIGFNGVPDAGDIFVAMTDEKQAKEIANHRQMKLRESELAKHSKLSLEQLYEKIQKGEVKDLNTIVKGDVQGSVEAVAESLRKLTTDAIRLNVLHASVGAITETDVNLASASNAIILGFNVRPEVKAAALAEKEGVDVRLYNIIYDAVDDIKKAMEGLLEPTFKEKYLGRAEIREVFSVPKAGMVAGSYVTDGKIIRNAQVRLLRDNVVVFEGKLGSLRRFKDDVKEVATGYECGMSLESYNDLKIGDIFECFEMEKVAGKL; encoded by the coding sequence ATGAGCAAAACCCGCGTATATGAGCTGGCGCAGCAGATGGGGATCGACAATAAGGAGCTTATGGCAAGGTTGGCCGAGGCAGGCGTTCAGGTCAAGAACCATATGGCTGTCCTTGAGGATTCGGATATCAAGGCGGTATCCGCCCCTGCGCAGACCCCCCACAAAGAAGTGTCCCAGGAAGAAGTGAGGGTGAAACCGACCCTGATCCGCCGTCGAGCCAAGGCGGTCGAGCCGGAAGCCCCGGCAGAGGCGGCAGCACCGGCAGAGCCTGAGAAGGTAGAAGCACCGCAGCCCCCGGTGGTCGAGAAGGCCCCGGTGGAGGAGGCTCCCAAGCGTCCGGAACCGGTCCGCGCCAGGATCATCGAGGCGGCCCCCGCTCCCAAGCCGGTGGCGAAGCCCGAGGCCCCGGCCGCCCAGGCCCCGCCCGTTAAGGAAGAGAAGCCTGCGGTAGCGGAGAAGCCCGCCCCGGCGGCACCGGTCGCGGCCGAGAAGCCGGTTGTCGAGGCACCCAAAGTAGAGGCCGCTCCCGCAGCGCCGGCCGCCGCGCCGGAGGCCCCCAAGCCGGTCGAGAAGCCCGCCGCAGAAGCAGCTCCGGCCAAGGCGCCGGAAGCCGCAGCCCCCAAGGTTGAGGCCGAGCCCGACAAGCCGACCGCTACCCGCGCCAGGATCCTTGGCCGTGTCGAGATCCCGATCCCGACCCAGCGTCCGGCCGAGCGCCGTGAGTACCAGCGCCCCGCGCAGGGCGAGCGTCCGGCACCGCGCCCGGGCATGCCGCGTGGCGTCGAGCGTCCGGGCACCGAACGTCCGGCACCGCGTCCGGGGGCAGGCCGTCCCGGCGAGCGCCCCACCGGTCCCCGCCCGGACCGCCCGGCGCCGCTGACCCCGATCGAGCCGCCGCCGATGCTGGACGACCGCGGCCGGAAAGGGCGCAAGCCCGCCCCGGGTGGCGCCCCCGACTTCGGCAAGAACGCCAAGAAGGGCGGACCGGCCGCCGGCAAGGGTAAGAAAGACAGCTTCAAGGACATGCTCGACAAGCGCGAGCGGGTTTTCGAGCCCGGTCCCCGCTCCAAGGGGAAAAAGGGCAAGTATGTCGAGAAGGTCCAGGTCGGTAAGAAAACCGAGATCACGGTACCTAAGGCCATCAAGAGGATCATCAAGATCAGCGAGTCCATCACCGTGGGCGAGCTCGCCAAGCGCATGGGGATCAAGGCTACCGACCTGATCCGCGCCCTCATGAAGCTGGGGGTCATGGCGACCATCAACCACCCGCTGGACTTCGATACCGCGACCCTCCTGGCCACCGATTTCGGCTACGAGATCGAGAACGTGGCGCTGGACGTGGACGAGCTGCTCGAGGCCGAACCGGATGCGCCGGAGGCGATGCAGAAGCGTCCGCCGGTGGTCACCATCATGGGTCACGTCGACCACGGTAAGACCTCGCTTCTGGATGCCATCCGCCAGGCCAATGTCATCGCCGGCGAGGCAGGCGGGATCACCCAGCACATCGGCGCCTACGATGTTGAGCTCAAGGGGCAGAAGATCACCTTCCTCGACACCCCGGGCCACGAGGCCTTTACCGCGATGCGCGCCAGGGGCGCCAAGGTGACCGACATCGTCATCCTGGTGGTCGCCGCGGACGACGGCGTCATGCCGCAGACCCGCGAGGCGGTGAACCACTCCAAGGCGGCCGGCGTACCGATCATCGTTGCCATCAACAAGATCGACAAGCCGGAGGCTAACCCGAGCAAGGTGAAGCAGGAGCTGATGGAATTCGGCTTGGTTTCCGAGGAGTGGGGCGGCGAGACCATCTTCGTTGAAGTCTCCGCGAAGAAGCACTTGAACCTCGAATCGCTGCTGGAAATGGTTCTGCTGCAGGCAGACGTCCTGGAGCTGAAGGCGAACCCGGACAAGACCGCCCGCGGCACCGTGGTCGAGGCCAAGCTGGACAAGGGGCGCGGTCCGGTGGCCACCGTCCTGGTACAGGAAGGTACCCTGAAGGCCGGCGACTACTTCGTGGCCGGCATCCACTTCGGCCGCGTGCGCGCCATGCAAAACGACCGCGGCGAGAAGGTCACCGCGGCCGGGCCGGCCATGCCGGTCGAGGTCATCGGCTTCAACGGCGTGCCCGATGCGGGTGACATCTTCGTGGCCATGACCGACGAGAAGCAGGCCAAAGAGATCGCCAACCACCGCCAGATGAAGCTGCGCGAGTCCGAACTGGCCAAGCACAGCAAACTCTCCCTGGAGCAGCTCTACGAGAAGATCCAGAAGGGCGAGGTCAAGGATCTCAACACCATCGTCAAGGGCGACGTACAGGGTTCCGTCGAGGCCGTGGCCGAGTCCCTCAGGAAGCTCACCACCGACGCTATCCGTCTCAACGTGCTGCACGCTTCCGTTGGCGCCATCACCGAGACTGACGTCAACCTGGCCAGCGCCTCCAACGCCATCATCCTGGGCTTCAACGTCCGCCCCGAGGTCAAGGCGGCTGCGCTCGCCGAGAAGGAAGGGGTCGACGTCAGGCTGTACAACATCATCTACGACGCGGTGGACGACATCAAGAAGGCCATGGAAGGCCTCCTGGAGCCGACCTTCAAGGAGAAGTACCTGGGCCGCGCCGAGATCAGGGAAGTCTTCTCGGTGCCCAAGGCCGGCATGGTTGCCGGTTCCTATGTCACCGACGGCAAGATCATCAGGAACGCCCAGGTCCGCCTGCTGCGCGACAACGTGGTGGTCTTCGAAGGGAAACTCGGCAGCCTGCGTCGCTTCAAGGACGACGTCAAGGAAGTGGCGACCGGCTACGAGTGCGGTATGTCGCTGGAAAGCTACAACGACCTCAAGATCGGCGACATCTTCGAGTGCTTCGAGATGGAGAAGGTTGCCGGCAAGCTGTAA
- a CDS encoding ribosome-binding factor A, translating into MVKRSDKVAEEIHKIISELLIKGLKDPRIGFLTITGVKVTPDLRQATVYFTVHGDDAAKKNSEAGLNSAKGFIRKEIGQALKLRFTPEVIFKYDTSLDYGQHIESILKEIGATDDGNDS; encoded by the coding sequence ATGGTTAAACGTTCCGACAAGGTTGCCGAAGAGATCCACAAGATCATCTCGGAACTCCTGATAAAGGGTCTCAAGGACCCCCGCATTGGTTTCCTCACCATTACCGGCGTGAAGGTTACCCCCGACCTGAGACAGGCGACCGTCTACTTCACCGTGCACGGTGACGACGCCGCCAAGAAGAACAGCGAGGCGGGCCTCAACTCCGCCAAGGGCTTCATCCGCAAAGAAATCGGCCAGGCCCTCAAGTTGCGTTTCACCCCCGAGGTGATCTTCAAGTACGACACCTCGTTAGATTACGGCCAGCATATCGAATCGATTCTGAAGGAGATTGGGGCTACGGATGACGGCAACGACAGCTGA
- a CDS encoding DHH family phosphoesterase: MTATTAEIKRIVAEIEQAQSFLITSHESPDPDAVGSSLALANYLTARGKDVTVYLSDPVPDNCSFLPMAEQVYGEMPERDFEVCFVLDVGEFRRAGKAVTENKRIGRFINVDHHLGCENFGVCNLIDPKASATAALIYRIIRAAGDEVDYPTALCIYTAILSDTGSFHYSNSDPESFAIAGEMIGKGVNAWTVNENLYESEPLQRIALLALALSDLTVSPSGEYASVTVTLDMYQKTGATAQDTDRFINYPRSIKGVQVALFFRQVDKGTFKVGFRSKGKVDVSAVSASFGGGGHHNAAGCMVRGTLAEVKAQVFDRLEQMR; this comes from the coding sequence ATGACGGCAACGACAGCTGAGATTAAGCGGATAGTAGCGGAGATCGAACAGGCGCAGAGCTTTCTTATCACCAGCCACGAGAGCCCCGACCCCGACGCGGTCGGTTCTTCCCTGGCCTTGGCCAATTACCTCACCGCGCGCGGCAAGGACGTCACCGTCTACCTGAGCGACCCGGTTCCCGACAACTGCTCCTTCCTCCCCATGGCCGAGCAGGTCTACGGTGAGATGCCGGAGCGCGACTTCGAGGTCTGCTTCGTGCTGGACGTGGGCGAGTTCCGCCGCGCCGGCAAGGCGGTCACCGAGAACAAGCGCATCGGCCGCTTCATCAACGTCGACCATCACTTAGGGTGTGAGAACTTCGGCGTCTGCAACCTGATCGACCCCAAGGCGAGCGCCACCGCCGCCCTCATCTACCGGATCATCAGGGCAGCCGGCGACGAGGTCGACTACCCGACCGCACTCTGCATCTACACCGCCATCCTTTCCGACACCGGGAGCTTCCATTACTCCAACTCCGACCCCGAGTCTTTCGCCATCGCCGGCGAGATGATCGGCAAGGGGGTCAACGCCTGGACAGTGAACGAGAATCTCTACGAGAGCGAGCCCCTGCAGAGGATCGCGCTTCTCGCACTGGCGCTTTCCGACCTGACCGTCTCTCCCTCGGGCGAGTACGCCTCGGTCACGGTGACGCTGGACATGTACCAGAAGACCGGCGCCACCGCCCAGGACACCGACCGCTTCATCAACTACCCCCGCTCCATCAAGGGGGTGCAGGTGGCGCTCTTCTTCCGCCAGGTCGACAAGGGGACTTTCAAGGTCGGCTTCAGGTCCAAGGGTAAGGTCGATGTCTCGGCCGTCTCTGCCTCCTTCGGTGGCGGCGGGCACCACAACGCTGCCGGTTGCATGGTGCGCGGCACGCTCGCCGAGGTCAAGGCGCAGGTCTTCGACCGACTGGAGCAGATGCGCTGA